From the genome of Deinococcus apachensis DSM 19763, one region includes:
- a CDS encoding lamin tail domain-containing protein has translation MRPHPTLPTLLALSLTLAACGARSGAEPPALGALAAAGEPIINELYYDSAGTDTGTFIELRGPAGKSLSGYTLTAYDTAGTAYRTLTLSGTIPASGYYVVAQDTTVPGRTLVNSGTDLNNGSASLRLLRSGTVIDAVAYGTPTTGRGEGSSAPTTGAGSALARVPDGQDTDANSADFRVQAATPGAATGGTSTPSGKTVLFDLTKHEDAGNADWRIDGAYSDYAAALRGLGYTVRALTGTAITSTALSGAQVLVIAEPQNPLSDSERSAIQTFVQNGGGLFMVSDHRDSDRDNDGWDSPEVFGGWDGSTPASVTTSLQRSLDSDTLFGLRHSFNSSFSDPVYTATPTAGTHPIVVGGAGSGDDVVSAGVYVGTSIDVLAGTGVLGANGKTYLGVNTVGAGRVAAWGDTSTFSDGTFSDGTTSQYANWGNLGNANLGKNVVRWLAGDL, from the coding sequence GTGAGACCCCACCCGACCCTGCCCACCCTGCTCGCCCTCTCGCTCACGCTCGCGGCCTGCGGCGCCCGTTCCGGTGCCGAGCCCCCGGCCCTCGGTGCGCTGGCCGCTGCCGGGGAACCCATCATCAACGAGCTGTACTACGACTCGGCGGGCACGGACACCGGAACCTTTATCGAGCTGCGCGGTCCGGCAGGCAAGAGCCTGAGCGGATACACGCTGACCGCCTACGACACGGCGGGCACGGCGTACCGGACACTCACCCTCTCGGGCACGATCCCCGCAAGCGGGTACTACGTGGTCGCGCAGGACACGACCGTGCCGGGCCGCACCCTGGTGAACTCGGGCACCGACCTGAACAACGGCAGCGCCAGTCTGCGCCTGCTGAGGTCCGGCACGGTCATCGACGCGGTCGCTTACGGCACGCCGACAACCGGGCGCGGCGAGGGCTCGTCCGCCCCCACCACGGGCGCCGGGTCCGCCCTCGCCCGCGTTCCTGACGGGCAGGACACGGATGCGAACAGCGCGGACTTCCGGGTGCAGGCGGCCACACCGGGCGCGGCGACTGGCGGCACCTCCACCCCCAGCGGGAAAACCGTGCTGTTCGACCTCACCAAGCACGAGGACGCCGGAAACGCCGACTGGCGCATCGACGGGGCCTACAGCGACTACGCGGCGGCGTTGCGCGGCCTGGGGTACACGGTGAGGGCGCTGACGGGGACGGCGATCACCTCCACCGCGCTGAGTGGCGCCCAGGTCCTCGTGATTGCCGAGCCGCAGAATCCCCTCTCGGACAGCGAACGCTCGGCCATTCAGACCTTCGTGCAGAACGGCGGGGGGCTCTTCATGGTCAGCGACCACCGGGATTCCGACCGCGACAACGACGGGTGGGACAGCCCGGAAGTGTTCGGCGGCTGGGACGGCAGCACGCCCGCGAGTGTCACGACCTCGCTGCAGCGCAGCCTGGACAGCGACACGCTCTTTGGCCTGCGCCACTCCTTCAACTCCAGCTTCAGCGACCCGGTGTACACGGCCACCCCGACGGCGGGCACCCATCCCATCGTGGTGGGCGGGGCGGGCAGCGGGGACGACGTGGTGAGCGCGGGGGTGTACGTGGGCACCAGCATTGACGTGCTGGCGGGCACGGGCGTGCTGGGCGCGAACGGGAAGACGTACCTGGGCGTGAACACCGTGGGGGCGGGCCGTGTGGCCGCCTGGGGGGACACCAGCACCTTCAGTGACGGGACCTTCAGCGACGGCACGACCAGCCAGTACGCGAACTGGGGGAACCTGGGCAACGCGAACCTCGGCAAGAATGTGGTGCGCTGGCTCGCGGGCGACCTGTAA
- a CDS encoding potassium/proton antiporter — translation MGEVHAEVLLLAAGVLLLASLVVSRLGGRLGIPGLLLFLGVGMFAGSDGLGIQFSDYRLAQALGTLALCFILFQGGLDTNWRLVQPVVRRGLSLATLGVLLTAGVMAAFAHFAFGFPWLAAWLLGAIVSSTDASAVFSVLKERNLGLKGDIDPLLEFESGVNDPMAVFLTVGLIELISHPGAGVLEIVPLFLRQMVLGALLGAVLGRAALWILNRVQLQFEGLYSVLTLALALTIFSGTAVVGGSGFLAVYIAGVILGNADFIHKRSLISFHDGLAWLMQVGMFLTLGLLVNPRELLPTAGLALACALVLVFVARPVSVYLSLARARMPLNEKTMVAWVGLRGAVPIVLATFPLLAGVPQAQTLFNVVFFIVLTSVLLQGTTLTLVARWLGVRETLPPRAAYPITYTPTGHNKNEMVEVEVRPGSDADGARIVDLHLPPEALVILIHRAGEFLIPKGATELAAGDSVLVLAGGEELTEVRRRLGTAG, via the coding sequence GTGGGTGAGGTTCACGCGGAGGTCCTTCTGCTCGCGGCGGGTGTATTGCTCCTCGCCAGCTTGGTCGTAAGCCGGTTGGGCGGGCGGCTGGGCATTCCGGGGCTGCTGCTGTTCCTGGGCGTGGGGATGTTCGCCGGGTCGGACGGGTTGGGCATCCAGTTCTCCGACTACCGGCTGGCGCAGGCGCTGGGCACGCTGGCGCTGTGCTTCATCCTCTTTCAGGGTGGGCTGGACACCAACTGGCGGCTGGTGCAGCCGGTGGTGAGGCGCGGCCTGAGTCTGGCGACCCTGGGCGTGCTCCTCACGGCGGGGGTGATGGCCGCCTTCGCCCACTTCGCCTTCGGGTTTCCGTGGCTGGCGGCGTGGCTCCTGGGGGCCATCGTGAGCAGCACGGACGCTTCGGCGGTCTTTTCGGTGCTGAAGGAACGCAATCTGGGCCTGAAGGGCGACATCGACCCGCTGCTGGAGTTCGAGTCGGGCGTGAACGACCCGATGGCGGTCTTTCTCACGGTCGGCCTGATCGAGCTGATCTCGCACCCCGGGGCAGGCGTCCTGGAGATCGTGCCCCTCTTCCTGCGGCAGATGGTGCTCGGCGCGCTGCTGGGGGCCGTGCTGGGACGGGCCGCCTTATGGATACTCAACCGAGTACAGCTCCAGTTCGAGGGGCTGTACTCGGTCCTCACCCTCGCGCTGGCGCTGACGATCTTCAGCGGGACGGCGGTTGTCGGCGGGAGCGGCTTTCTCGCGGTCTACATCGCGGGCGTGATCCTGGGCAACGCCGACTTTATCCACAAGCGCAGCCTGATCTCCTTCCACGACGGGCTGGCGTGGCTGATGCAGGTGGGAATGTTCCTCACGCTGGGGCTGCTCGTCAACCCGCGCGAGCTGCTGCCGACCGCCGGGCTGGCGCTGGCGTGCGCCCTGGTGCTCGTCTTCGTGGCGCGGCCCGTCAGCGTGTATCTCAGCCTGGCGCGGGCACGGATGCCGCTGAACGAGAAGACGATGGTCGCGTGGGTGGGCCTGCGGGGCGCCGTGCCTATCGTGCTCGCCACTTTCCCGCTGCTCGCCGGGGTGCCGCAGGCGCAGACGCTCTTCAACGTCGTCTTCTTCATCGTGCTGACGAGCGTGCTGCTCCAGGGCACCACCCTCACCCTCGTCGCCCGCTGGCTGGGGGTGCGCGAGACGTTGCCGCCGCGGGCCGCCTACCCGATCACCTACACGCCGACCGGCCACAACAAGAACGAGATGGTGGAGGTCGAGGTGCGCCCCGGCAGCGACGCGGACGGCGCCCGCATCGTGGACCTGCACCTGCCGCCCGAGGCGCTGGTGATCCTGATTCACCGCGCGGGGGAGTTCCTGATCCCCAAGGGGGCCACCGAACTCGCGGCGGGGGACAGCGTGCTCGTGCTCGCAGGTGGCGAGGAACTGACCGAGGTGCGCCGCCGCCTGGGCACGGCGGGCTGA
- the pheS gene encoding phenylalanine--tRNA ligase subunit alpha — MREEALQAIQRAPDLDTLQTVKTRYVGKSGLVTKELGSLGKLPPEERKTRGAEINAVRQAIDAALTEREAVLKRAALDAKLASEALDVTLPGLSLPAGGLHPISRVYDDLIRIYERMGYAVIEGPEVEDEHHNFEALNVPWYHPARDLQDTFWLEDGRLLRTHTSPMQVRYMVDHEPPLKVVVRGKVYRYEATDATHEAMFHQLEGLVVGDGISMADLKGTIAEMARGLYGPTAKVRFQPSYYPFVEPGADFAVWWENPRGESKWLELGGCGMIHPNVFRAVDDLREAQGKPRVYEGKTGFAFGLGPERIAMLKYGIPDIRYFYANDPRVLGQFRGALG; from the coding sequence ATGAGAGAAGAAGCCCTGCAAGCCATCCAGCGAGCCCCCGACCTTGACACCCTCCAGACCGTTAAGACCCGGTATGTGGGCAAGAGCGGCCTGGTCACCAAGGAACTTGGGAGCCTGGGCAAGCTCCCCCCCGAGGAGCGCAAGACGCGCGGCGCCGAGATCAACGCTGTCCGTCAGGCGATCGACGCGGCCCTCACCGAGCGCGAGGCGGTCCTCAAACGTGCCGCCCTCGACGCCAAGCTCGCCTCGGAGGCCCTCGACGTGACCCTGCCCGGGTTAAGTCTCCCGGCGGGTGGCCTGCACCCCATCAGCCGCGTGTATGACGACCTGATCCGCATCTACGAACGAATGGGCTACGCGGTGATCGAGGGGCCGGAGGTCGAGGACGAGCACCACAACTTCGAGGCGCTGAACGTGCCGTGGTATCACCCTGCCCGCGACCTCCAGGACACCTTCTGGCTGGAGGACGGTCGCCTCCTGCGCACGCACACCAGCCCGATGCAGGTGCGCTACATGGTGGACCACGAGCCGCCCCTCAAGGTCGTGGTGCGCGGCAAGGTTTACCGCTACGAGGCCACCGACGCGACGCACGAGGCGATGTTCCACCAACTTGAGGGCCTGGTCGTCGGCGACGGCATCAGCATGGCGGATCTTAAGGGCACGATTGCTGAGATGGCGAGGGGCCTGTACGGCCCCACGGCGAAGGTGCGTTTCCAGCCCAGCTATTACCCCTTCGTCGAGCCGGGCGCCGATTTCGCGGTGTGGTGGGAGAATCCGCGCGGCGAGAGCAAGTGGCTGGAACTGGGCGGCTGCGGGATGATTCACCCCAACGTCTTCAGGGCGGTGGACGACCTGAGGGAAGCTCAAGGCAAGCCGCGCGTGTACGAGGGCAAGACCGGCTTCGCCTTCGGGCTGGGGCCGGAGCGAATTGCGATGCTGAAGTATGGAATCCCTGACATCCGGTACTTCTACGCGAACGACCCGCGGGTGCTGGGGCAGTTCCGGGGGGCGTTGGGGTAG
- a CDS encoding phenylalanine--tRNA ligase subunit beta, with protein sequence MKLPHSWLQELIPQLPPAPELEPILASMGLPLEGIEEVPAPPEGVILAAVTSAEPIEGTQLTKLSLDVGPHGPRTIASGAPNAAQLPAGTMVALVTPGTTLGEVEYGVRQMQGVESWGMAASAKELGIGETSAGLMLFPAGTAAPGTPMSELWQADSVLDVEVTPNRADVLSALGLARDLAAFLKLDLVEPEVGLPSGGQGEIRVTLPPRGITLERDPSRKIRFGCDHFAARTVNGVKNGPAPLWMQRRLTLAGMRPIDLIVDTSNYVMLELGQPTALYDRREVTDDQIIVSFGLRQSEVVRDLLGNEHTVGPEDLLIRDGREVSIPSVAEAFATAKEPKQGQGVLGIAGIVGGDHGHVRADTSDVVIESAHFDPVLLRRTSTRLGLKTDAVYRYERGVDPLLAPRGANRVAGLLAQFGGGQAHPGATLVGQPEVPGPIEVMGEQIRTLLGMGVGTDEMADILTRLGCRVEWEGDRLTVTPPSWRVDMTIWQDLAEEVARLHGYAHLPETLPTLRVHESNLGAEQASRERDTLRRTLSGLGFQEVVTYTFTSDEEAGKARSEHPGVRLRNPLTADRTGMRTALYPSLLRAAQVHPKGERVLLFEIGRIFPAEGEQERLGLLMRGPLAPQTYAAGVAGSFGAFKGLVESFAASLGAELELRQLRGEAVPPALHPGIAGEVVWNGQPVGWLGALHPEIAGEFGLKGDTFLLEAALPLPGRAWTFRDPSRAPAAWRDLAVIAPQEVSYGDIAGLLRREAGELLESVEPFDVYVGAPIPEGQRSVAVRLVFRGQRTLTDAEVDPIMERLMGAVRSQGWSIREK encoded by the coding sequence ATGAAACTCCCCCACTCCTGGCTCCAAGAACTGATTCCCCAACTCCCCCCCGCCCCCGAACTCGAACCCATCCTCGCCAGCATGGGCCTGCCATTGGAGGGTATTGAGGAAGTGCCTGCTCCTCCCGAGGGCGTCATCCTCGCCGCCGTGACTTCCGCCGAGCCCATCGAGGGGACGCAGCTCACCAAGCTCTCGCTCGACGTGGGGCCGCACGGCCCTCGCACGATTGCCTCCGGGGCGCCCAACGCCGCCCAGCTCCCCGCCGGAACGATGGTCGCCCTCGTCACGCCCGGCACGACGCTGGGCGAGGTGGAATACGGCGTCCGCCAGATGCAGGGCGTCGAGTCCTGGGGCATGGCGGCGAGCGCGAAGGAACTCGGCATCGGCGAGACCAGCGCGGGGCTGATGCTGTTCCCGGCGGGCACGGCGGCACCTGGCACCCCCATGTCTGAGCTGTGGCAGGCGGACTCCGTCCTCGACGTGGAGGTTACCCCCAACCGCGCCGACGTGCTGAGCGCCCTGGGTCTGGCCCGCGACCTCGCGGCCTTTCTGAAGCTCGACCTGGTGGAGCCGGAAGTGGGGCTCCCGTCCGGCGGTCAGGGTGAGATTCGCGTGACCCTGCCCCCGCGCGGCATTACCCTCGAACGTGATCCCTCGCGCAAGATTCGCTTCGGCTGCGACCACTTCGCCGCCCGCACGGTGAATGGCGTGAAGAACGGCCCCGCGCCCCTGTGGATGCAGCGTCGCCTCACCCTCGCCGGGATGCGCCCCATCGACCTGATCGTGGACACGAGCAACTATGTAATGCTGGAACTCGGTCAGCCCACCGCGCTGTACGACCGCCGCGAGGTGACGGATGATCAGATCATCGTGTCCTTCGGCCTGCGTCAGAGCGAGGTCGTGCGCGACCTGCTGGGCAATGAGCACACGGTCGGCCCCGAGGACCTCCTGATCCGCGACGGGCGCGAGGTGAGCATTCCCAGCGTGGCGGAGGCCTTCGCCACGGCGAAGGAGCCGAAGCAGGGCCAGGGCGTCCTCGGCATCGCGGGGATCGTGGGGGGCGACCACGGCCACGTGCGGGCCGACACCTCGGACGTGGTGATCGAGTCGGCGCACTTCGACCCGGTGCTGCTGCGCCGCACGAGTACGCGACTCGGCCTGAAGACCGACGCCGTGTACCGCTACGAGCGCGGGGTGGACCCCCTCCTCGCCCCGCGTGGCGCGAACCGGGTGGCGGGTCTGCTGGCGCAATTCGGTGGCGGGCAGGCCCACCCCGGCGCGACCCTGGTGGGTCAACCGGAGGTGCCCGGCCCCATCGAGGTGATGGGCGAGCAGATTCGCACGCTGCTGGGCATGGGGGTGGGCACAGACGAGATGGCGGACATCCTCACCCGCCTGGGGTGCCGGGTCGAGTGGGAGGGCGACCGCCTGACTGTCACGCCGCCCTCCTGGCGCGTGGACATGACTATCTGGCAGGACCTGGCCGAGGAGGTCGCCCGGCTGCACGGTTACGCCCACCTCCCCGAGACGCTGCCCACCCTGCGCGTTCACGAGAGCAACCTGGGGGCCGAGCAAGCGAGCCGGGAACGTGACACCCTGCGCCGCACCCTCAGCGGCCTGGGCTTTCAGGAGGTCGTGACCTACACCTTCACCAGCGACGAGGAGGCGGGGAAGGCTCGCAGCGAGCACCCGGGCGTGCGCCTGCGGAACCCACTGACCGCCGACCGGACGGGGATGAGGACGGCCCTCTACCCCAGCCTGCTCAGGGCGGCGCAGGTCCACCCCAAGGGCGAGCGCGTCCTGCTGTTCGAGATTGGGCGGATTTTCCCCGCCGAGGGGGAGCAGGAGCGCCTCGGCCTGCTGATGCGTGGGCCGCTGGCGCCGCAGACGTACGCCGCGGGGGTTGCCGGGTCCTTCGGCGCCTTCAAGGGTCTGGTGGAATCCTTCGCCGCCAGCCTGGGTGCGGAACTGGAACTGCGGCAACTGCGCGGGGAGGCCGTTCCCCCCGCCCTTCATCCCGGCATCGCGGGCGAGGTGGTGTGGAACGGGCAGCCCGTGGGCTGGCTCGGCGCCCTCCACCCCGAGATCGCGGGGGAGTTCGGTCTGAAGGGCGATACCTTCCTGCTGGAGGCCGCGCTGCCCCTGCCCGGCCGGGCCTGGACCTTCCGCGACCCCAGTCGCGCTCCCGCTGCCTGGCGCGACCTCGCCGTGATCGCCCCGCAGGAGGTCAGCTACGGGGACATCGCTGGCCTGCTGCGGCGTGAGGCGGGTGAACTGCTCGAGAGCGTCGAGCCCTTCGACGTGTATGTGGGCGCCCCCATCCCCGAGGGGCAGCGCAGCGTGGCCGTGCGCCTGGTCTTCCGGGGCCAGCGGACGCTGACGGACGCCGAGGTGGACCCCATCATGGAGCGTTTGATGGGAGCGGTGCGGTCCCAGGGCTGGAGCATCCGGGAGAAATAG